In one window of Gudongella oleilytica DNA:
- a CDS encoding SHOCT domain-containing protein produces the protein MSQTQITNEIKYKIALSLLNSMLEKGLITLSELKEIDRLNRNSFTPTLAEVYV, from the coding sequence ATGTCACAAACTCAAATAACTAATGAAATCAAGTACAAAATAGCGCTTTCGCTGCTAAACAGCATGCTTGAAAAAGGGCTTATTACTCTTTCTGAATTGAAAGAAATTGACAGATTAAATCGGAATTCATTCACTCCAACCCTGGCGGAGGTATATGTGTAA
- a CDS encoding recombinase family protein yields the protein MAQRHTPFGYKIIDGAVTIEPEKADLVRKMFNNFISGISLNQMAKDLTEMKVSNANGKPSWNHGSIGKILSNCKYTGNDFYPSIIPEEVFNAANKIREEKNARLGRNVNYYANGIASTYPFSGRLICGECGSVFKRYTEHHDRNKKCNWKCKRYIVDNRVCCKSGVVDDKQLEAAFIQIINRVMENPEMIEKRPAVNAVTESVELRKIKLQISNGFDQNGLEPSEMAQLLFKRAIEQYRISQADDFEYKTRKLKAVLESFKPIKAFDEALFKATIKSITVEITGQLRFELINGVMLSTSYKLRGKGGKAHGDGTKNSIGNPCKSDL from the coding sequence ATGGCGCAAAGACATACGCCCTTTGGCTATAAAATCATAGACGGAGCTGTAACCATCGAACCGGAAAAGGCAGACCTGGTCAGAAAAATGTTCAATAATTTTATATCGGGTATATCCTTGAATCAGATGGCAAAGGACCTGACGGAAATGAAGGTTTCCAATGCCAACGGAAAGCCCTCCTGGAATCATGGCTCCATCGGAAAAATTTTGAGCAACTGTAAATACACCGGAAACGACTTCTATCCTTCCATTATCCCGGAGGAAGTGTTCAATGCTGCAAATAAGATCAGGGAAGAAAAGAACGCCCGGCTTGGCAGGAATGTCAATTACTATGCTAACGGCATCGCCAGCACTTACCCCTTCAGCGGCAGGTTGATATGCGGGGAATGCGGGAGTGTTTTCAAAAGGTACACCGAACATCATGACAGGAACAAGAAATGCAACTGGAAATGCAAACGGTATATCGTTGACAACAGGGTCTGCTGCAAAAGCGGCGTGGTTGATGACAAGCAGCTTGAAGCTGCCTTTATACAGATCATCAACCGGGTGATGGAGAACCCTGAAATGATAGAAAAGCGTCCAGCAGTTAATGCTGTGACTGAGAGTGTTGAATTAAGAAAGATAAAATTGCAAATATCCAACGGATTTGATCAAAACGGCTTGGAACCGTCGGAAATGGCACAGCTGTTGTTTAAAAGGGCTATAGAACAATATCGAATCTCCCAGGCAGATGACTTTGAATATAAAACCAGGAAATTGAAAGCGGTGCTTGAGAGCTTCAAGCCCATTAAAGCATTTGATGAGGCTTTATTCAAAGCAACCATCAAAAGCATTACGGTGGAAATCACCGGGCAGCTCCGGTTTGAACTGATCAACGGAGTGATGTTGAGCACATCATATAAACTACGGGGAAAAGGAGGAAAAGCCCATGGCGATGGGACAAAGAACAGTATCGGTAATCCCTGCAAATCC
- a CDS encoding recombinase family protein has translation MAKVRVIKPIHRMEAEAPKLRVCAYCRVSSDHTGQLQSFSAQVEYYTRLIENNDAWTFAGIYADEGISGTAKDKRDEFLRLIADCEAKKVDMVITKSISRFARNTADCIETVRKLKALGIAVFFEKENINTLSAESELLMTVLSSIAQEESISTSKNNRWAIQKRFMKGEWKPSYLPYGYMKGKDGGIVINEEEAAIVRRIYTDYLNGKGTYVIAKELTEEGVPTRKGAEAWGENVVKEILMNEKYYGDMLLQKTFTTDTLPFQRKRNRGQKQCYYIANDHEPIISKEQAERVREIMEQRKIEKAMVDTDTRKYNQRYPFSSKIQCGECGSNFKRQIIFKGKPYETVQWCCTKHIMNRAKCSMTAVKDNNIKAAFINLYNKLKSNHDKILTPLAEDLKKLHCSREHESQVREINKRITELTEQSHVLSRLRSKGYLDSVLFMEQSNLITKQLNEAKKQRNKLFEYNGFSDEAARTEELIAFLKKQDDLMESFDESIFSLMVERIIVKSKLEIAFRLINGLELPEIIGEEVG, from the coding sequence ATGGCAAAGGTAAGAGTCATCAAGCCCATCCATCGTATGGAAGCAGAAGCTCCGAAACTGCGGGTGTGTGCCTACTGCCGGGTCAGCTCAGACCATACAGGGCAGCTGCAATCCTTTTCAGCACAGGTGGAGTACTACACCCGGCTGATAGAAAACAACGATGCTTGGACTTTTGCCGGAATTTATGCGGACGAAGGCATCAGTGGCACCGCCAAGGACAAGCGGGATGAGTTTCTAAGGCTCATTGCTGACTGTGAAGCCAAAAAGGTGGACATGGTCATTACCAAGTCCATATCCAGATTTGCAAGAAACACCGCCGACTGCATTGAGACGGTGAGAAAGTTGAAAGCGCTGGGGATTGCAGTCTTCTTTGAGAAAGAAAACATCAACACCCTGTCTGCTGAAAGCGAGCTTCTGATGACGGTTTTAAGCTCCATTGCCCAGGAGGAATCCATTTCTACCTCCAAAAATAACCGGTGGGCGATACAAAAAAGGTTCATGAAAGGCGAATGGAAGCCTTCCTACCTTCCCTACGGCTATATGAAGGGTAAGGACGGAGGAATCGTCATCAATGAAGAAGAAGCCGCTATTGTCCGAAGGATTTACACCGATTACCTGAATGGAAAAGGAACGTATGTCATCGCAAAGGAGCTTACGGAAGAAGGAGTTCCAACAAGAAAAGGGGCGGAAGCCTGGGGAGAAAATGTGGTTAAGGAAATACTCATGAATGAAAAATATTACGGCGACATGCTCCTTCAGAAAACCTTTACCACCGACACATTGCCCTTCCAACGAAAGCGGAACCGGGGACAAAAACAGTGCTACTACATCGCCAACGACCATGAACCCATTATTTCAAAAGAGCAGGCTGAACGAGTCAGGGAGATTATGGAGCAGCGAAAAATTGAAAAAGCCATGGTGGATACAGACACCCGGAAATACAACCAACGGTACCCCTTCAGCAGCAAAATCCAATGCGGTGAATGCGGGAGTAATTTTAAAAGGCAAATCATATTCAAAGGCAAACCTTATGAAACCGTGCAGTGGTGCTGCACCAAGCATATCATGAATCGGGCGAAATGCAGCATGACAGCTGTCAAGGACAATAACATCAAAGCTGCATTCATCAATCTCTATAATAAGCTGAAAAGCAATCATGACAAAATATTAACCCCCCTGGCCGAGGATTTGAAAAAGCTTCACTGCAGCAGGGAACATGAATCCCAGGTCAGGGAAATCAATAAAAGAATAACGGAACTTACGGAACAGAGTCATGTATTAAGTAGACTGAGGTCGAAAGGGTATCTTGACTCTGTTCTTTTTATGGAGCAAAGCAATCTGATTACCAAGCAGCTCAATGAAGCCAAAAAGCAGCGGAACAAGCTGTTTGAATATAACGGATTTAGCGACGAGGCTGCCAGAACGGAGGAACTGATTGCTTTCCTCAAAAAGCAGGATGACTTAATGGAGAGCTTTGATGAAAGCATATTTTCGCTGATGGTAGAAAGGATCATTGTAAAATCCAAGCTTGAAATCGCCTTCCGCCTGATCAACGGACTGGAGCTTCCGGAAATCATCGGAGAGGAAGTGGGCTAA